Proteins found in one Candidatus Poribacteria bacterium genomic segment:
- a CDS encoding bifunctional nuclease family protein → MEKEKQARVEVKVNFLSIDRSTGAPIVVLKEKEGDSNRILLIWIGESEAAAIQMHIEKMQLPRPMTHDLLKTMIETLGAKVTTVCVHAFEERTFYACITLEVDGNAIDVDCRPSDAIALALRCEAPIYVVEEVLAEQGFSEQELDQGQKPDTKDVLENLDDDTLKQYTV, encoded by the coding sequence ATGGAAAAAGAGAAACAAGCACGTGTTGAGGTTAAGGTTAACTTCCTCTCAATTGATCGGAGCACTGGAGCACCAATCGTTGTCCTGAAGGAGAAAGAGGGAGATTCAAATCGGATATTGCTGATTTGGATCGGTGAATCGGAGGCAGCGGCTATCCAGATGCATATCGAGAAAATGCAACTTCCGCGACCGATGACACACGACTTACTCAAGACGATGATTGAAACGCTTGGGGCTAAAGTTACAACCGTGTGTGTACATGCTTTTGAAGAACGGACTTTCTATGCATGTATAACCTTAGAGGTCGATGGGAACGCTATTGACGTGGATTGTCGACCGAGCGATGCAATCGCGCTTGCACTCCGCTGTGAAGCCCCCATCTATGTTGTTGAAGAGGTGCTTGCTGAGCAAGGATTCTCTGAACAGGAACTTGACCAGGGACAAAAACCCGACACGAAAGATGTCTTGGAGAATTTAGATGACGACACGCTAAAACAGTATACGGTCTAA